In the genome of Arthrobacter sp. PAMC25284, the window CTGTGGCAGCTTCTCGGTCACGTGCCGGGCGTGATCTACAGCCTCCTGGTGGTGCTGAAAGCCAAACCCGTGAACTCCTGACGCACAGCTGAGCGCGGCGCCGCTTCCTAGCGGTGCCGTGCCCGGCGGAAGATCCAGTGCCGCAGGAGGCTGAAACGCACCGCTGTCGCGACAAAACCCGCGAGGGTGGTGGTCCAGAGTTCTTCGGTCACCGTGGCCCCGGGCCTGAGCCAGTGCAGGAAGGCGAGGCTGCCACCGGTGAGCAGCAGCGCCACAAGGATCACAGTCAGCCCGCTCAGATGATCCCGCTTCATCCGGCGCCGGTCAGTGATCTTGAAGGTCAGACGCCGGTTCAGGGCGGTGTTCATCACCGAGGTGACAATAAGGGCGGCAGCGTTGGCCGGCTGGGGGCCGATCCAGGGCCTGAGCAGGGCGTAGAGGGCCAGTGACGTCACCGTGCACACGACGCCGACGCCGGTGAACCGGATCAGCTGTCTGATCAACGGGTAGCGCAGGACCCCGCGGTGGCGACGGGCAGCAGGCGGGCGGACAACGCCCGCCGCGGCTGTCACGGAGAGAACAGCCGTTGCCGCAGGCAGCAAGGCATCTGAGTCAAGTCCGGGGAGCGGCCGGCCGGGCACGGTGGCCGGGACGGCAGGGGATTCCATCCGTAAAGACTGTCACACGGGTCCGGGATATCCCGAAACAGACCCGGGCCGCAGTCCCGGCGCTATGCGGCCCGGACTCAGTACAGCTCGCCCACCGGGATCTCCACAGCCAGCCGGTTGGACGGGCCGGCGAGGGGGCATGCCCACGCCTCGTTGTAGGCGCAGGAGGGATTGTAGGCAAAATTGAAGTCCAGGACGTACTCAGTCTGCGGCCCGGACCCACGGACCCCGTGGAAGGCGCCCTTGATGGTGTCCACCAGGTAGCGCCCGGCACCGTAGGTCCCGCCCGGTTGCCCGGCGGTGGCATCCCGGAACGGGACAAAAATGCCGCCCCCGTAGCCGTTCAGCTTCCAGACGGCCAGCTGCCCCATCTCGGGGAGGTCGAAGGTGCCCAGCCGGACAAACTGGACCGCGCCGTCGGTCCCGGTCTCCACAGTCATCTCCCGGCCTGCCCCCTCCTTCGTCAGCGGGACGTAGAAGCGGTAGATCGGATCATAGTCGGCGGTCTTGAGCCCGTCGAAGCCTGACTTGGCGGGGGCGGTCAGCGCCGACGCCGGGTGGGTCCCGAACATGCGGTCCCGCTCCTGGCGCCAATAGGAATGCGCCTCGGCGGGGTTGTCGTCCGCAATTTTCCGGACCGTGGCATACAGCGCGAAAGTCCGGAGCCGCCAGTCCGCGACGTCCAGGGCGGATATCTCCGCCACGTCATCCGGGTCTCCGACATGCGTTCTGTATAAGTGCTGTTCCGCCATGCCCCCAGCGTAGCCCGCTTATGCGTGGTCCGGGCTCCCACAAGGGACTCCCGGACAGGGCGTGCCGGGGGTTCTCCTGGCAAGGACTAAATTTTACAGATTACATGAGATTTCCACAGGCAAATGCTAGTCTCTGAGAAACATTGGTCGCTGGGGTCAATGTGGAGTAGTGCGAGTGGGGGAGCCAACGTGCATTCCGTCAACCGAGATCACAATCGTCATGTCGAAAATTCCCGGCCCGGGAAACGCCGCGTTGGTCCGCGCGGCGGCGGGGCTCGGCAGCGCGGCGCTTCGGCGGTCATCGTTGCCCTGATGGTTCCCGTGCTCTTCGCGGCGGCCGCCATGACCATCGATGTCGGAAAGCTGGTCTACGAGCGGCAACGACTGAACAACGCGCTGGATTCCGCTGCCCTGGGGGGTGCCTACTTGCTCCCGGGTGATCTGCTCGGTGCCCAGGCCGCCGCGTTAAACCTTGCCAAGTTGAACGATCTGCAAGCGAACCCGGCAGCGACCTTCTGGTGTGTCATCGCGTCCACGGGCGCCGCCAAAACCCCGGATACCAGCCAAATTCCGGGAGTCTGCAACCCGGGGACGGCCGCCGGCGCCAAATGCGACGAGAAGATCTGCGCGGTTCCCTGCTCCATCGGACTCGGCCGCACCTGCAACACGATGACGTTGACCGATGCCAAGGATGTGCCCTTCGCTGTGGCCCCGGCCATCGGCATCAACAAAGGAAACACCGGTGCGGTCGCCGCCACGGCGTGCGTCGGGTCGTGCGGCGCGGTCACCCCCAACCCCATGGATGTGGTCCTGGTCGCGGACCGTACCGGCAGCATGAGTACCGCCGATCGAAACCTGATGGTCAGCGGGATCAAGAGCACCCTGCAGACCATGACCAAGGACCAGAAATACGTCGCGCTCGGCACGATCCACCGAAGCAGCGCCACTCCCGGACTCTGCATCACCACCGGCTCGGCATCGGCCACGACCGGCCCGTGGATCCCGGTTCCTTTCTCCAACGACTACACGCTGCTCCCCGCTTTTCCCGGCGCCACGCCCGCTCTGAACCCCATCAGCGCGCTCATCAGTGGTCTGAACTGTCTTCCGGCGTCGAGTTCAGGCACCTACCTCGCCTCGCCGATGAAGGCCGCCGCGCGGTACCTGCTCGGTCTGGCACCCAACAACCTCGCCAGCCTGCCGGCACGCTCCCAGCCGGCAAAGAAGGCCATCATCTTCGAGACCGACGGCCAGCCCAACGAGACGGCCATCGTGGGCACCACGTCCTTGAACGACGCCACCGACATCGGCACCACCAACGGGACCACCGCGTGCAACAACCTCAAGACGGTGGCGGCGAACGCCAAAGCCCAGGGCATCCTGATCGTGACGGTTGCGTTCGGGGCCGCCAACACCGCCCAGTGCGCGGGCGGCGGAGAGTTCGTCCGCAATGTCCTCGCCGCCGCGTCCTCGCCTGACTCGACAGGCAATCCGAGCATCGCCGACAACGACTGCGGGACGGCGGCAAAGCGTTCGGCCGAGAATTCCGACGGGGACTTCTTCTTCTGCGCGGCCAGCGGTACAGAGCTCGGCCCGATCTTCGTCTCGGCCGTGAACGCCATCAGCCCGAACTCCCGCCTGATCCGCATCCCGGGCTGAGACCCCGCTCCTCCGCGGGGTCCCTGGGGCCCTGCGCGGTATCCCGCACGGGGATACCCGCAGGCCCCTTCCCGTCTGCGGTGCGGCTGGATACTCGAGGCCGCCCGCGACGGGGCCATCGGATGCTAATGTCTCTGGAGATCAATAACGAGTCCCGACCGCCCGTACACCTCCGGGCCAGGCCCCAGCCCTCGCCGGCATCGGGTTTCGTCTGCCGTCATCCCACATTCCGGAGATACATGGAACGCACCGTAGCCGCCCGCCTGGCTTTCAAAACCACCGCTGACACCAAGATCGCCCTGGCGGTGGCGGTCGCCCGGAATGCCGGCTATACCTCCCTCGAGGAGTCGCTGTCCGTCACATCATGCGGCGTCGAGGTGCCGCTCACGGAACTGACGGATCACCACGGCGGGCGCTTCCACTACATGGAATTCACCGACCCTGCCGAGGTCCTGGTGGACTACGCCGCGACCGTCGCCGGCACCGCTGCGCCCGAAGAGCCGGGACTGATGGAACTCATCCGCTACGTTCGGCCCAGCCGCTACGCCGAATCGGACCGGTTGCTTCCCACCGCGTATGCCGAATTCGGCGGACTCCAGGGCTGGGAACTGCTGCTGGCCGTGCGCAACTGGGTGTACAGCGAACTGCGCTACGTCAGCGGATCCTCGCGGGGGACCGACGGCGCCGTCGAGACCCTGCTGCACCGTCGCGGAGTCTGCCGCGACTTCGCGCATCTCGCCATCGCGTTGCTGCGGTCCAAAAACATCCCTGCCCGGCTGGCCGCCGTGTACGCCCCCGGGCTCAGTCCGATGGACTTCCACGCGGTAGCTGAAGCGCACATCAACGGTGCCTGGCACGTCATCGATCCCACGGGCCTGGCGCCGCGGGAAAGTATGCTGCGGATCACGGCGGGCCGCGACTCCTCGGACACGGCCTTCCTCTCCACCATCGGTGGCAGCCTCGTCCTGACCGACCTCAGGGTCATGGCCACCGTCTCCGGGGACCTGCCGGAAGAGGATCCGGCCCGGCCCGTCATTATCCGCTAGCGGAGCGGGTCAGCGCGACGCCACAGACGCGCGCAGTTTCGCGGTCAGTTTCAGCAGTTCCTTTTGCTCGGCGGCCGTGAGAGCCGGTACAACCAGGTCCGCGATGTCGCGGACGTGTTCCCGGCCAATCTGCTTCTGCAGGTCCCTGCCCTCCGCGGTGAGTCTGATCAGGATCCCGCGTCCGTCCTCCGGTGAAGGCGTCCGCTCCAGCAGGCCGCGCTTTTCGAGCCGTTCCACGAGCCGGCTGAGGCTCGACTGGCTCAGGAGCACATGGTCATTGAGTTCGTTCAGCCGCAGCCAGCCCGACGGGCACCGGGACAGCGTGAACAGGACATCGTACTCATTCAGGGCGAGCTGCTTGAAAGCCGGTGCTGCCTGCAGTTGACGCATGACGGCGACCTGGGCCCGGAACAGGGATTCCCAGGTCTCGGCGGCCAGCCGGATGCCTGCACCGGCCGTGGCGGCGGGCTCCTGTCCGGAACTGTGGGACATCACGCCTCCCGGCTGCCGGTCGGGCTCAGCTCCGCGGAGACCGTGCTGTTGGCCGCGCTCCCGGCCAGCGATGCGGCGACGCGTCCCGCGTGGGTGGGCGGCGCGGGGATCCCGGCGGGCGTCAGGGCCGCGTATTCCCGGCGCAGCACCGGCAGGACTTCTTCACCGAACAGGTCCAGTTGTTCCAGCACAGTCTTCAGCGGCAGTCCTGCGTGGTCGATGAGGAACAGTTGGCGCTGGTAATCGCCGAAAAATTCCCGGAAGGTCAGGGTCTTGTCGATGACTTCCTGCGGGCTCCCGACGGTCAGCGGGGTCTGCGAGGTGAAATCCTCGAGCGAAGGCCCGTGGCCGTAGACCGGGGCATTGTCGAAGTACGGCCGGAACTCATTGATCGCGTCCTGGGAATTCTTGCGCATGAAGAACTGTCCGCCGAGGCCCACGATGGCCTGCGCGGCCGTGCCGTGGCCGTAGTGTTCGTAGCGTTCGCGGTAGAGCCCGATCAACTGCTGGTAGTGCTCTTTGGGCCAGAAAATGTTGTTGGCGAAGAAGCCGTCGCCGTAGTAGGCAGCAACCTCCGCGATCTGCGGCGTGCGGATGGAGCCGTGCCACACGAAGGGGGCGACGCCGTCGAGCGGGCGCGGGGTGGAGGTGAAGTTCTCCAGCGGTGTGCGGTGTTTCCCGGACCAGTTGACGGTGTCCTCGTCCCACAGCCGGCGGAGCAGGCTGTAGTTCTCGACGGCGAGTTCGATCCCGTCCTGGATGTTCTTGCCGAACCAGGGGTAGACCGGCGCCGTATTGCCGCGGCCCAGGACCAGGTCCACGCGGCCGTCGGACAGGTGCTGGAGCATGGCGAAGTCTTCGGCGATTTTCACCGGGTCATTGGTGGTGATCAGTGTGGTGGCCGTAGAGAGGATGATGCGCTCGGTCTGGGCCGCGATGTACGCCAGCGTGGTGGTGGGCGACGAGGAGAAGAAGGGCCGGTTGTGATGCTCGCCGAGGGCGAAGACGTCCATGCCGATTTCTTCGACTTTGCGGGCAATCGCCACGGCGGCCTTAATGCGTTCACGCTCCGACGGGGTTCGTCCCGTCGTGGGGTCTGTGGTGATGTCGCTGACGCTGAATACGCCGATCTGCATGATCTTCCTTTCCGTGGCCGGACTCATCCGATGATGATTCCAGCTTATCCGATTTGCATGCATTTGCATGTATCGACCGGTATAACGCAGACATCCCCGAACTATTCCCGCCCCCACGGCGGGCACCGGCGTCCAGGTTCAGCGGGAGCCGCTGGGGACCGGGGCTTCTTCGGACAGATCGTCGGGGAATCCGTCCTCAACCGCCGGAGCGGCGTGCCGCGCCCGCCGCGCCCGCCGCGGCCGCCGCGGGACTGGGTGGCGCAGCGTTTTGCGCTCCCGGCGGCCCTCCACGAGCCGGTACAGCACGGGAACCAGGACCAGGGTCAGGGCGGTCGAGGAGATCAGCCCGCCGATCACCACGATCGCCAGCGGCTGGGAGATGAACCCGCCGCCGCCGGTCAGGCCCAGCGCCATCGGCGTCAGGGCGAACACCGTGGCCAGCGCCGTCATCAGGATCGGTCGGAGGCGCTGCCGTGCGCCGTGGGTGATGGCATCCGCCACGCTCATCCCGGGCTCGCCGTTGCGGGGCTGGCGGTACTGGTTGATGAGGTCAATCAGCACGATCGCGTTGGTCACCACAATGCCCACCAGCATCAGCATGCCGATCAGGGAGGGCAGCCCCAACGGCACGCCGGTCACCAGCAGGAGCGCGATGGCCCCGGTCGCTGCGAAGGGCACGGACACCAGCAGGATCAGCGGCTGGATGAGGGACTTAAAGGCGGCCACCATGATCACGAAGACGATCGCGACGGCGGCGAGCAGAGCCAGCCCCAGCTGCGCAAAGGACTCCGCCTGTTGCGTCGTGGCACCGCCAATCGTGGCTGTCACGCCGGCCGGCAGTTCGACCTCCGCGAGCCGGCGCTGCACTTCGGCGCTCACCGCGCCGAGATTGGCGCCCGACGGCGTGACGGAGACCCGGGCGGTGCGCTGCCCGTTGCTGGCCGTGATCGAGACGGGGACGTCAACTTCTTCGACGGTGGCGATACTGCCCAGCGGGACCGGGCCGGCCGCGGCCGGCAACGGGATATCCCGGACGGCACCGATGCTGGTGAAGCGGGTCCCCTCGCCAATCCGGACCGGGAAGTCGTCGGTGCCGATGCGCACGGTTCCGGCCGGAATCGGACTGATCGTGGAGGCCAGGATGCCGGCCACTTGATCCTCGTTCAGGCCCGCCGCGACGGCCTTGGCGCGGTCCACTTTGACCTGGACGACGGCCTGGCTCGCGGCCAGGTTGGAGGCGACCTCGTTGCTGCCGGGGACATTGGTCATCGCCTTGACCATGGCCCCGTTGGCAGTCTTGAGGTCTGCCGAGGTTGCCGCGCGGAGCGTGATGTCCACGGTTGACGAGGTGCCGAATCCGCCCTGCTGGGAACCGACGGTAATCTTGCCTGCATCGCCAAGTCCGGCGAGTTCGGTCCGGACCGTTTCCTGAAGGGCGGACTGCTTGGCTTTTTCGTCGGTGACGACGGTGAAGCTGGAATTCGAGGCGCCGGTGGAGCGCAGGGCAGAGAATCCGGACTGGGCGTTCCCGGTGGTGACCTGGACGTCCTTGACGCCGTCGATGGTCCGCAGCACGCCTTCGACCCTGATGGCCGCCGCGTTGGCTTCGCTGAGGCTGGTACCCGCGGGCAGCTCCTGCTTCACCGTCATGCTGTTCTGGCCGGAGCTGCCGAGCAGGTCGGTGGCGAGCAGCGGGGTCATCGCGGCGGTGCCGCCGAGGACGAGGACGGCCGCGACGAGGGTGATGACCGGATGCCGTTGGGTCCCGGTCAGGACGGGAAGGTAACTGCGCTGCAGCCGGCTGCGCTGTTCGGCCGCATGTGCCTTCGCGGCGATGTCGCGGGCGGCGGCCTCGGAAATACCGGAGTCCGCCGGTGACTTCAGGAACCAGTACGCCAGCACCGGCACGATGGTCAGTGCGACCAGCAACGATGAGAGCAGGGCGATCGTGACGGTGAGCGCGAAGGGACGAAACAGCTCGCCGGAAAGTCCCGCGACGAAAGCGATGGGCAGGAAGACGGCCACCGTGGTCAGGGTGGAGGCGGTGATGGCGCCGGCCACCTCCCGGATGGAGGTCAGGATTGCCGTGATCTTGGCTTCGCCGTAGCTCAGGTGGCGTTTGATGTTCTCGATCACCACGATCGAGTCGTCCACGACGCGGCCAATAGCGATCGTGAGCGCGCCGAGGGTCAGGATATTCAGTGAGTAGCCGGTGACCGAGAGACCAATGAAGGTAATCAGCAGGGACAACGGGATGGAGATCGCCGTGACCAGGGTCGAGCGGACGGACATCAGGAACACCAGGATCACGGCGACGGCGAACCCAAGACCCAGCAGCCCTTCGGTGGTGAGATCCTTGATGGACTTTTCGATAAACGGTGCCTGGTCAAAGATCGGGGTGAACTTGGCGTTGGCGCCAAGCTCGGCCTCCAACTGGGGGATGGCGTCCTTGACTGCCTGCGAGATCGCCACGGTGTCGCCCTCGGGCTTTTTGGTGACCGACAGGGCCAGTGTTTCTTTGCCGTTGGTCCGGGTGATCGAGGTGCGGGTGTCCTCGGCGATGCTGACGTCGGCCACGCTTCCAATCGTGGCCCCGGCCTTGGTTCCGGCCAGCGGGAGGCTCTTGACGGTATCGAGGGAGTCCACCGGGCTGCCGATCTGCAGCGAGAGCGTCCTGCCCTGTTCTTCGACGGTGCCGGCAGGAATGAGCGAGCCGTTATTGGTCAACGCGGTGCTGATGGCCTGGATGCCGGCGCCGGCGGCGGCCATATCGGCGGCCCGGGGCAGGACCCGGATGTACTGGCTGGCGCCTCCGGTGACGTCTGCGCCGCGCACGCCGTCGAGCTTTTGCAGCATTGGCACGCTGAGGCGGGCGAGATCGGTGTTGAGTTCGCTCAACGGCTTGTCCGACGAGACCGCGAGGAAGATGATCGGGAAGTCGCTGATGCTCCCGGCGATCGCCTGGGGCTGGACGTCTTTGGGGAGAGCCTGCCTGGTATTGGAAATCGCACGGTCGATCTGGTTTCGCGCGCGGTCCAGGTTGGAGCCGTAGGTGAAGACCATGGTGATCTGTGAGATGCCGCTGCGCGACGTTGACGACGTCGATTCCAGCCCTTCGACGCCGTTCAAGGCAGTCTCCAGCGGGGCGCTGACCTGCTTGTCCACAACCTCCGGTGACGCCCCCGGCATCGCCGAGAGGACGGTAATCTGGGGAAACTCGACGGACGGGATGAGCTCCTGCTTCAGCGAGGACATCGTGATGACGCCAAAGACGGACGCGAACACGGTCACAAGCGCGATCAGCGCCCGGTTAGCCAGTGAGAGCTGTGCGAGCCGGAACATCCAAGGGACTCCTGACGGGTCGACGGAGGTACTTCAACGGGATTTCAAACGATGGGGTACCGCCGCGACCGGGCCGGGCCTCAGCTGTGCGCGGCGTCGACCTGTTCAAGCTGGAGCGCCGTTGTCGTTTCAGCCTCCAGTTTCGCGGCGAGCTCAGGGTTTTCGTTGAGCTTGACGCCGTAGCCGGGCATCATCTCCTTGAGCTTGGCCTGCCAGCCCTTGAAGTTCTTGGGGAAAGTCTTCTGCAGCAGTTCGATCATGATCGGAACGGCCGTGGACGCGCCCGGGGATGCGCCGAGCAGGGCGCCGATGGTGCCGTCGCGCCCGGCGATGACCTCGGTCCCGAACTGGAGCACACCGCCCCTTTTCGGATCCTTCTTGATGATCTGGACGCGCTGGCCGGCGGTAATGAGTTCCCAGTCGCTGTCCTTGGCTTCCGGGTAGTACTCGCGCAGCGCCTCGACCTTGTCGCCGTGGCGTTTGGCGACTTCCTTGACCAGGTATGCGGTGAGGTCCATGTTGTCCTTGGCCACGGCCAGCATCGGGATGATGTTCGAGGGCCGGATGGACAACGGCAGGTCCAGGTAGGAGCCGTTCTTGAGGAAGTTGGTGGAGAAGCCGGCATAGGGGCCGAACAGGAGGGACCGTTTGCCGTTGACGTAGCGGGTGTCCAGGTGCGGGACGGACATGGGCGGTGCCCCGACCGACGCCTGGCCGTAGACCTTGGCGCTGTGCTGCGCGGCGAGGGTCTGGTCCGTGCAGCGGAAGAACTGGCCGGAAACTGGGAAGCCGCCGTAACCCTTGCTCTCCGGAATACCGGAGGCCTGCAACAGGTGCAGGGCTCCTCCGCCGGCGCCGACAAAAACGAACTTGGCGTGGATGGAGCCGTGTTCCCCGGACCTCGGGTGTTTGAGGGCGAGGTCCCAGCCGCCGTCGGAAGCCCTCGTGATGCCAGTGACGTTGTGGCCGTAGTTGACCTCGACACCATTGTTGCCGAGGTAGCCGGTGAGTTCACGGGTCAGTGCGCCGAAGTCGACGTCGGTTCCCTCCGCGGCGCGGGTCGCGGCAATGCGCTGCCGGGGATCGCGGCCTTTCACGATCAGGGGGGCCCATTTGGCGATCTGCGCGTGGTCCTCGGAGTATTCCATCGACCGGAAGAGCGGGTTTGGCTTGAGTGCCTCGTAGCGGGTACGCAGGAAGTCGACGTTGGAGTCGCCGATGACAAAGCTC includes:
- a CDS encoding GtrA family protein; translation: MESPAVPATVPGRPLPGLDSDALLPAATAVLSVTAAAGVVRPPAARRHRGVLRYPLIRQLIRFTGVGVVCTVTSLALYALLRPWIGPQPANAAALIVTSVMNTALNRRLTFKITDRRRMKRDHLSGLTVILVALLLTGGSLAFLHWLRPGATVTEELWTTTLAGFVATAVRFSLLRHWIFRRARHR
- a CDS encoding DUF1684 domain-containing protein; this encodes MAEQHLYRTHVGDPDDVAEISALDVADWRLRTFALYATVRKIADDNPAEAHSYWRQERDRMFGTHPASALTAPAKSGFDGLKTADYDPIYRFYVPLTKEGAGREMTVETGTDGAVQFVRLGTFDLPEMGQLAVWKLNGYGGGIFVPFRDATAGQPGGTYGAGRYLVDTIKGAFHGVRGSGPQTEYVLDFNFAYNPSCAYNEAWACPLAGPSNRLAVEIPVGELY
- a CDS encoding pilus assembly protein TadG-related protein: MHSVNRDHNRHVENSRPGKRRVGPRGGGARQRGASAVIVALMVPVLFAAAAMTIDVGKLVYERQRLNNALDSAALGGAYLLPGDLLGAQAAALNLAKLNDLQANPAATFWCVIASTGAAKTPDTSQIPGVCNPGTAAGAKCDEKICAVPCSIGLGRTCNTMTLTDAKDVPFAVAPAIGINKGNTGAVAATACVGSCGAVTPNPMDVVLVADRTGSMSTADRNLMVSGIKSTLQTMTKDQKYVALGTIHRSSATPGLCITTGSASATTGPWIPVPFSNDYTLLPAFPGATPALNPISALISGLNCLPASSSGTYLASPMKAAARYLLGLAPNNLASLPARSQPAKKAIIFETDGQPNETAIVGTTSLNDATDIGTTNGTTACNNLKTVAANAKAQGILIVTVAFGAANTAQCAGGGEFVRNVLAAASSPDSTGNPSIADNDCGTAAKRSAENSDGDFFFCAASGTELGPIFVSAVNAISPNSRLIRIPG
- a CDS encoding transglutaminase family protein, with the translated sequence MERTVAARLAFKTTADTKIALAVAVARNAGYTSLEESLSVTSCGVEVPLTELTDHHGGRFHYMEFTDPAEVLVDYAATVAGTAAPEEPGLMELIRYVRPSRYAESDRLLPTAYAEFGGLQGWELLLAVRNWVYSELRYVSGSSRGTDGAVETLLHRRGVCRDFAHLAIALLRSKNIPARLAAVYAPGLSPMDFHAVAEAHINGAWHVIDPTGLAPRESMLRITAGRDSSDTAFLSTIGGSLVLTDLRVMATVSGDLPEEDPARPVIIR
- a CDS encoding MarR family winged helix-turn-helix transcriptional regulator, which codes for MSHSSGQEPAATAGAGIRLAAETWESLFRAQVAVMRQLQAAPAFKQLALNEYDVLFTLSRCPSGWLRLNELNDHVLLSQSSLSRLVERLEKRGLLERTPSPEDGRGILIRLTAEGRDLQKQIGREHVRDIADLVVPALTAAEQKELLKLTAKLRASVASR
- a CDS encoding LLM class flavin-dependent oxidoreductase, producing MQIGVFSVSDITTDPTTGRTPSERERIKAAVAIARKVEEIGMDVFALGEHHNRPFFSSSPTTTLAYIAAQTERIILSTATTLITTNDPVKIAEDFAMLQHLSDGRVDLVLGRGNTAPVYPWFGKNIQDGIELAVENYSLLRRLWDEDTVNWSGKHRTPLENFTSTPRPLDGVAPFVWHGSIRTPQIAEVAAYYGDGFFANNIFWPKEHYQQLIGLYRERYEHYGHGTAAQAIVGLGGQFFMRKNSQDAINEFRPYFDNAPVYGHGPSLEDFTSQTPLTVGSPQEVIDKTLTFREFFGDYQRQLFLIDHAGLPLKTVLEQLDLFGEEVLPVLRREYAALTPAGIPAPPTHAGRVAASLAGSAANSTVSAELSPTGSREA
- a CDS encoding efflux RND transporter permease subunit, yielding MFRLAQLSLANRALIALVTVFASVFGVITMSSLKQELIPSVEFPQITVLSAMPGASPEVVDKQVSAPLETALNGVEGLESTSSTSRSGISQITMVFTYGSNLDRARNQIDRAISNTRQALPKDVQPQAIAGSISDFPIIFLAVSSDKPLSELNTDLARLSVPMLQKLDGVRGADVTGGASQYIRVLPRAADMAAAGAGIQAISTALTNNGSLIPAGTVEEQGRTLSLQIGSPVDSLDTVKSLPLAGTKAGATIGSVADVSIAEDTRTSITRTNGKETLALSVTKKPEGDTVAISQAVKDAIPQLEAELGANAKFTPIFDQAPFIEKSIKDLTTEGLLGLGFAVAVILVFLMSVRSTLVTAISIPLSLLITFIGLSVTGYSLNILTLGALTIAIGRVVDDSIVVIENIKRHLSYGEAKITAILTSIREVAGAITASTLTTVAVFLPIAFVAGLSGELFRPFALTVTIALLSSLLVALTIVPVLAYWFLKSPADSGISEAAARDIAAKAHAAEQRSRLQRSYLPVLTGTQRHPVITLVAAVLVLGGTAAMTPLLATDLLGSSGQNSMTVKQELPAGTSLSEANAAAIRVEGVLRTIDGVKDVQVTTGNAQSGFSALRSTGASNSSFTVVTDEKAKQSALQETVRTELAGLGDAGKITVGSQQGGFGTSSTVDITLRAATSADLKTANGAMVKAMTNVPGSNEVASNLAASQAVVQVKVDRAKAVAAGLNEDQVAGILASTISPIPAGTVRIGTDDFPVRIGEGTRFTSIGAVRDIPLPAAAGPVPLGSIATVEEVDVPVSITASNGQRTARVSVTPSGANLGAVSAEVQRRLAEVELPAGVTATIGGATTQQAESFAQLGLALLAAVAIVFVIMVAAFKSLIQPLILLVSVPFAATGAIALLLVTGVPLGLPSLIGMLMLVGIVVTNAIVLIDLINQYRQPRNGEPGMSVADAITHGARQRLRPILMTALATVFALTPMALGLTGGGGFISQPLAIVVIGGLISSTALTLVLVPVLYRLVEGRRERKTLRHPVPRRPRRARRARHAAPAVEDGFPDDLSEEAPVPSGSR
- a CDS encoding malate:quinone oxidoreductase → MTFISKTQHADVVLIGGGIMSATLGTFLKQLEPGWSISLFERLDEPGLESSDPWNNAGTGHAALCELNYSPAAKDGSVDPGKALKINEQFQLSRQFWSHLVEKSLIGSPKGFINTVPHMSFVIGDSNVDFLRTRYEALKPNPLFRSMEYSEDHAQIAKWAPLIVKGRDPRQRIAATRAAEGTDVDFGALTRELTGYLGNNGVEVNYGHNVTGITRASDGGWDLALKHPRSGEHGSIHAKFVFVGAGGGALHLLQASGIPESKGYGGFPVSGQFFRCTDQTLAAQHSAKVYGQASVGAPPMSVPHLDTRYVNGKRSLLFGPYAGFSTNFLKNGSYLDLPLSIRPSNIIPMLAVAKDNMDLTAYLVKEVAKRHGDKVEALREYYPEAKDSDWELITAGQRVQIIKKDPKRGGVLQFGTEVIAGRDGTIGALLGASPGASTAVPIMIELLQKTFPKNFKGWQAKLKEMMPGYGVKLNENPELAAKLEAETTTALQLEQVDAAHS